One Actinomadura viridis genomic region harbors:
- a CDS encoding Panacea domain-containing protein, translated as MAAINDVAAYILRARGPMSAMKLQKLCYYAYGYHLAWEERPLFPERFEAWANGPVSPRLYRCHRGCFQLSAGDIPGDPAALDEGEQESVDMVLAGLGDYTAHQLSTMTHNEAPWVNARKRAGAVLLERSSEELLDEEIFEFFDALTAANADGEEEV; from the coding sequence ATGGCAGCGATCAATGATGTCGCCGCGTACATCCTGCGGGCTCGCGGGCCGATGTCGGCGATGAAGCTGCAGAAGCTCTGCTACTACGCCTACGGCTACCACCTGGCGTGGGAAGAGCGTCCCCTGTTCCCGGAGCGGTTCGAGGCGTGGGCGAACGGGCCCGTGTCCCCGCGCCTGTACCGGTGCCACCGCGGGTGTTTCCAGCTCAGCGCCGGCGACATCCCAGGCGACCCGGCCGCGCTCGACGAAGGGGAGCAGGAGTCGGTTGACATGGTCCTGGCGGGCCTCGGCGACTACACCGCGCACCAGTTGTCGACGATGACGCACAACGAGGCGCCGTGGGTGAACGCCCGCAAGCGTGCTGGCGCGGTGCTGCTCGAGCGGAGCAGCGAGGAACTGCTCGACGAGGAGATCTTCGAGTTCTTCGACGCCCTCACTGCGGCGAACGCCGATGGCGAAGAAGAAGTCTAA
- a CDS encoding type II toxin-antitoxin system HicA family toxin, producing the protein MPKGMKRREVIRALKENGCELDRNASRGPHEKWVCGCGKHIVIIPRHRMISPGVVGDTEKRLECLAEGWLH; encoded by the coding sequence ATGCCGAAGGGTATGAAGAGGCGAGAGGTCATCCGGGCCCTCAAGGAGAACGGCTGTGAGCTGGACCGGAACGCCAGCCGCGGCCCTCACGAAAAGTGGGTCTGCGGCTGCGGGAAGCACATCGTGATCATCCCGCGCCACAGGATGATCTCGCCTGGTGTCGTCGGCGACACCGAAAAACGCCTGGAGTGTCTCGCAGAGGGGTGGCTGCATTGA
- a CDS encoding SHOCT domain-containing protein, with the protein MTIHSGEEHTIWEGESQNVTAKATGGRFTLHYRLTTHYLYFETGGITGTKLEQVPLINVQDVDVAQSLVQKTRKVGNLMVHIVRPDGRHETAVFDSIPDPVRVRDLINQTVHQVRAAAHQRQVAEQQNLNVHRYEATGPVPAAPPAAGMPSAPPPQYTPAGTPPAAAGQQAYTADQVMEMLKKLGELRDAGVVTPEEFEAKKKDLLDRI; encoded by the coding sequence TTGACCATCCACTCCGGCGAAGAACACACCATCTGGGAAGGCGAGTCCCAGAACGTCACCGCCAAAGCCACCGGCGGCCGGTTCACCCTCCACTACCGGCTCACCACCCACTACCTGTACTTCGAGACAGGCGGGATCACCGGCACCAAGCTCGAGCAGGTGCCCCTCATCAACGTCCAGGACGTCGACGTCGCCCAGTCACTGGTCCAGAAAACCCGCAAGGTCGGGAACCTGATGGTCCACATCGTCCGGCCGGACGGGCGCCACGAGACTGCGGTGTTCGACTCGATCCCCGACCCGGTCAGGGTCCGGGACCTGATCAACCAGACGGTGCACCAGGTGCGGGCCGCGGCGCATCAGCGGCAGGTCGCCGAGCAGCAGAACCTCAACGTCCACCGCTACGAGGCGACCGGCCCGGTGCCCGCCGCGCCGCCAGCCGCGGGGATGCCGTCCGCGCCGCCACCGCAGTACACGCCCGCGGGGACCCCGCCGGCCGCGGCCGGGCAGCAGGCGTACACCGCAGATCAGGTCATGGAGATGCTCAAGAAGCTCGGAGAGCTCCGCGACGCCGGCGTCGTCACGCCTGAGGAGTTCGAGGCCAAGAAGAAGGACCTGCTCGACCGCATCTAA
- a CDS encoding protein kinase domain-containing protein has protein sequence MSADLPQTFGRYQVIKLLGSGMQGETFLADDGSGREVAIKTIHSSQVGQSKTHRALDKEVVALSAVNPAFVPKFIESNSTGERPYYVMEYIQGTTVDGLIAERGQLTDVQVQRLAIRLAASLVAMHSVGVAHGDFRGQNLIVGTDGGIYVLDFGRAELRTDSRHEFYKRRQSDLRQFGELIVRARNGRGPFGEDSSLAIERYNEGRPDLGALSGRTRHVAAELLRRHPMRRGPDAKRVYRVLLYGRRARRRVWLGTPSSLSE, from the coding sequence ATGAGTGCCGATCTTCCGCAGACCTTTGGTCGCTATCAGGTGATCAAGCTGCTTGGCAGTGGCATGCAGGGCGAGACGTTCCTCGCGGATGATGGATCCGGGCGCGAGGTAGCGATCAAGACGATCCATTCCAGCCAGGTGGGCCAGAGCAAGACTCATCGCGCTCTGGATAAGGAAGTGGTTGCTCTCAGCGCCGTCAACCCGGCATTCGTCCCGAAGTTCATCGAGTCGAACTCGACAGGCGAGCGGCCGTACTACGTGATGGAGTACATCCAGGGCACTACCGTCGACGGCTTGATCGCCGAACGCGGGCAGCTGACTGACGTTCAGGTCCAACGCCTGGCCATACGGCTCGCCGCGAGCCTGGTGGCGATGCACTCGGTCGGTGTTGCACACGGCGACTTCCGCGGACAGAACCTGATCGTAGGCACCGACGGAGGGATCTATGTCCTGGACTTCGGCCGGGCCGAACTGCGTACGGATTCGCGACATGAGTTCTACAAGCGGCGGCAGAGTGACCTGCGGCAGTTCGGAGAGCTGATCGTCCGGGCACGCAACGGGCGCGGCCCGTTCGGTGAGGATTCCTCGCTGGCGATAGAGAGGTACAACGAGGGGCGCCCGGACCTGGGGGCGTTGTCAGGGAGGACCAGGCACGTTGCCGCAGAGTTGTTGCGGCGGCATCCGATGCGGCGTGGTCCGGACGCCAAGCGGGTCTATCGGGTGCTGCTCTATGGCCGGCGGGCGCGTCGCCGGGTCTGGTTGGGGACGCCGTCCTCCCTGTCGGAGTGA